The proteins below are encoded in one region of Toxoplasma gondii ME49 chromosome IV, whole genome shotgun sequence:
- a CDS encoding hypothetical protein (encoded by transcript TGME49_301400), giving the protein MHLSLCMRVSSTSSLAPSLAPMPPRSPFSQATASRGAFACPPSESQQYFASVTFPPLSSLAPSCGSPACGSPPSVFSLTSGTPNSTGTVQHSSTGANPSGSSTPLSEAVSFRGRQVVSSPWGNAPIQLGRSLQTQSANMQASGVGMGSGSAGHVGSPVASTPSAYGASPGFPCGGTGASAFAPFQLPQPLHPLGPTLVPAEMGHMCGSASLNNTMPGPSAGPQGPGGSPGMFPGCGVRNGRSMFGSVNLVGAVPSAAPVQASGVPISRHFDVRRPAPFDLAKFDRRDPHVHFYLPVDCPHSRRCPDGCCPLAHTKLEKIFHPIVYKTQTCQMSLSSRCEYYSKCAFYHNDKDRLEADSAWRLWEHRWSSWRQQVDQILGMHNKLEKEIKRKVDGILKIRMPRQQSFQRQQQQRQAALDAHAVDLNQATTCHQDAQSRHHGSSPVYEPHHHSSYQRLMHGAQSQQQVISPVVQQMTRNTTAPQGFQSLLNIQQSALHIDHDKDAGGIGFQIPAGTAAESHRRTSGDPAWLWVADNSGQVDVRRSGIEMQGTYGTSFGFRHTAGGPLSGEHAVGRSDSLLFSSDNGDGAGSRSLSNLSGRQAQKREDGETDGGSGNRQEGSADSCVARSSPGLHLFPGEQRGRHNRGLDVSAGSPAVLAPRRGPRQHMDGDASGLYMRQGEVPGCFRIDSSVQDYPEGIWHIGTKQYASFRPHDASRGCVGDAYIHSDSMGVVVEDGHSGELDLAARGGGRRREEETVCSLAPGSVASSSSEDFKQAERQRYLSETIHFGTVQMAPVQAVPGTWAAGGGRMGGGLQSSARGQHFLGESGNSRDCVTGEGKPSSEVSITSVDAFLTGASIVPGASSSAAERLDGNATSADSTEAKAMKLMGTRVSRGPMIDGWDPTGTAASTRRSSVVTGSNRAPGADATPRSSGVPASGSVSSGGDGTDMVIRVCPQPPQVRQGLGSAETAGAQRAARFCINDDIASAPAPDVEETGSPDNKGSPSTGSLDERINSSGEAEAMAEMTGRNPCSLKEETTVLSEDGADRKKEDSRDAGGKVDGPCQEIIEHRRLQEKRNLETRSREPDTVRYTCGQVPGAGSSSPVRTVSHVETSEIPSGVRHELTLRQNQAQVAPHATGATLPSAGADYSPYTLLDFCFLDDDNEGSTGFRTRFSSGGADSSSAGGSSYFRVHVGSSTGAQGDRTVGASSQSEGLGPQGVESNREGSAVEEEGRAESCREGVGHLINSSGAGRSKIEQLPKHGFTAVANPDYPTWNTGASPFASRTAARGEEGSYRTEGGNSLEGAGSSSGLFNAKGGEFYWLESTSGKANPGEMCEAGHGDVRGAASASAGKDVFIQAPQQVCGSERVPEDFSLLSPGTPAVRMEALAADPRLRQLSDDMPSRVCVVLKPEENPQGSSGARFTFVAEGGAEAGSTGGSKPRSLETGNGLPQEKLHSGRGSDQSGDFAERMEEAAATGSGRMFHETPSGSYRENISLLYSAYSLPEMAHPEPISQQLTTSVALPETQTCVEGATVPQNEDTKPECASYSGQSVQCQGSLLSTEGEAELGNSGGTKESCFQGEGREKATNARFCQDVSEPLDGLVPSTETQEGGKNMEDSGLQTTPGFLPEFSSQPYTRPAAASDKERSCEVQLRGITHYDRGRRSTVASLMETASRSSTSSTGFEDVLARGDTSSVGLCFPSRASSFSTGGIPGLALVSRSSSCGSAFGVRPGERTIDSLSIGASSTSPESLALASPISGSGMGSLSSVPEERHMGHRDGCCEASCEFGDVILEPPFLSLAGSLSAGGIGGGEAAVTAGEAGRRECDEQQPKLLRGSNLAGERGPDDGCQVKSTEEQGVQEERVGKGCEATGGSVKEERGAQPHEYLQGGSIDHIHSAKCSHCVYYQHLTEHLKGMLHTAMEEVQRLRCGPGVPQDYGKDQGSAVGGFERDLFLAPGVSQCERSLDYYQDPVTPGASLVFPVSSFANTHLTRAEDSGLDAAVQTPSLPTVSDGDTLGAAVNGVEEQAVEVCNMMDVLAGIQSDLGPLEVQSSLHDQGGESPENEGEAVTGFDGGELRRTSGPFLSALAKLAAVSVETVPRENPVTGHDPQLQESTVGVVERKTREGSAPASQEIVEEETRPEQTKSASVSPWSLRDCGPAPGLKGTVDLQDSSSSFFASLATGKQLSENEKLRDEGTPCRSGVLADVASASATFCGDNSETSDRVFDEGSDGGDRQRRRTMPKECGEEVEETQRDNGDQTVAREDI; this is encoded by the exons TCACCAGGGTTTCCTTGCGGAGGAACAGGGGCGTCTGCCTTCGCACCATTCCAGCTTCCACAGCCGTTGCATCCCCTTGGGCCAACCCTAGTCCCCGCAGAGATGGGACATATGTGTGGAAGCGCATCGTTGAACAACACAATGCCAGGACCGTCGGCGGGTCCACAGGGACCCGGCGGCTCGCCGGGGATGTTCCCTGGTTGCGGAGtaagaaacggaagaagtATGTTTGGTTCGGTGAATTTGGTAGGGGCAGTTCCATCGGCGGCGCCAGTTCAGGCATCAGGTGTACCTATTTCTCGCCATTTCGATGTACGACGTCCGGCTCCTTTTGACCTCGCCAAATTTGACCGACGAGACCCGCACGTCCACTTCTACCTACCAGTGGATTGTCCCCATAGCAGGAG GTGCCCGGATGGCTGCTGCCCCTTAGCCCACACGAAACTGGAGAAAATTTTCCACCCGATAGTATACAAGACTCAG ACGTGCCAGATGTCATTGAGTAGCCGATGCGAATACTACAGCAAGTGTGCGTTCTACCATAACGACAAAGACCGTCTCGAAGCCGACTCAGCATGGCGTTTGTGGGAACATCGGTGGAGTTCGTGGCGGCAACAAGTTGACCAAATTCTGGGAATGCACAATAAGTTAGAGAAGGAAATTAAGCGCAAAGTTGACGGAATCCTAAAGATCAGGATGCCCAGGCAACAGTCGTTTCAACGCCAGCAACAGCAGCGGCAAGCCGCTCTTGATGCACATGCAGTGGATCTGAATCAGGCTACAACCTGTCACCAAGATGCGCAGTCCCGCCACCATGGTTCGAGCCCAGTGTATGAACCACATCACCACTCCTCTTACCAAAGGCTGATGCACGGCGCACAATCGCAGCAGCAAGTCATTTCGCCCGTCGTTCAGCAGATGACGAGAAATACCACAGCGCCTCAAGGTTTCCAGAGCCTCTTGAACATCCAGCAGTCAGCACTACATATCGACCACGATAAAGATGCTGGCGGCATAGGCTTTCAAATTCCGGCGGGTACTGCCGCAGAGAGTCACAGGCGAACGTCAGGTGACCCAGCGTGGCTCTGGGTGGCTGATAATTCTGGCCAGGTGGATGTGAGGAGAAGCGGGATCGAGATGCAGGGGACTTACGGGACCTCGTTTGGTTTCCGCCATACGGCAGGCGGGCCACTTTCCGGCGAACACGCAGTTGGACGCAGTGATTCTCTGTTGTTTTCGTCTGACAACGGGGACGGAGCTGGCTCTAGGAGCCTTTCAAATCTGAGTGGTCGTCAagcgcagaagcgagaagatggagaaacgGATGGTGGATCAGGAAATCGACAAGAAGGGTCAGCAGACTCGTGTGTTGCCAGGTCTTCGCCTGGTTTGCATCTCTTCCctggagagcagcgaggccGCCATAACAGGGGGCTAGATGTATCTGCGGGTAGTCCGGCAGTTTTAGCTCCGCGGAGAGGTCCACGGCAACACATGGACGGGGATGCATCTGGACTCTATATGAGGCAAGGAGAGGTTCCTGGATGTTTCCGAATTGACTCTAGCGTTCAGGATTATCCGGAGGGCATTTGGCATATTGGCACGAAACAGTACGCATCGTTCCGTCCCCATGATGCTTCTAGGGGATGTGTAGGTGACGCATACATCCACTCGGATAGTATGGGCGTCGTGGTTGAGGATGGCCACAGTGGTGAACTGGATCTTGCCGCGCGTGGCGGTGGTCgccgcagagaggaggaaactgTGTGCTCCCTGGCACCGGGCTCCGtagcttcttcctcgtccgaAGACTTCAAGCAAGCTGAGCGCCAGCGATATCTTAGCGAAACCATTCATTTCGGCACTGTCCAAATGGCTCCTGTTCAAGCTGTTCCTGGCACGTGGGCAGCTGGAGGCGGGCGCATGGGAGGGGGTCTCCAAAGCTCGGCGAGAGGTCAGCACTTCCTCGGTGAGTCGGGGAACAGCCGCGACTGTGTGACCGGCGAGGGCAAGCCTTCCAGTGAGGTGTCTATCACCTCTGTGGATGCGTTTTTAACAGGCGCATCCATCGTGCCGGGAGCCAGTTCGTCCGCAGCCGAAAGACTCGACGGGAACGCCACGTCAGCTGATTCTACAGAAGCCAAGGCCATGAAATTAATGGGAACTCGGGTATCTCGAGGCCCCATGATAGACGGTTGGGACCCAACAGGCACAGCGGCAAGCACTCGACGGTCTTCTGTGGTCACAGGGTCAAATAGAGCTCCCGGCGCTGATGCAACGCCCAGGTCCTCAGGAGTTCCTGCGTCGGGGTCAGTGAGTAGTGGGGGAGACGGGACAGACATGGTAATCCGAGTTTGTCCGCAACCGCCTCAGGTGCGACAGGGTCTAGGATCCGCAGAGACTGCAGGAgcgcagagagcagcgaggtTCTGCATAAACGACGACATCGCTAGCGCACCGGCCCCAGACGTTGAAGAAACCGGGTCACCAGACAACAAGGGGTCGCCGTCCACAGGAAGTCTAGATGAGAGAATTAACAGCAGCGGAGAAGCTGAAGCGATGGCAGAGATGACAGGCAGGAACCCGTGTAGTttgaaggaagagacgactgTTTTGTCAGAAGATGGAGCGGAtcggaagaaggaagactcACGAGACGCGGGGGGAAAGGTCGATGGTCCGTGTCAGGAAATAATTGAACATCGGCGACTGCAGGAGAAACGTAATCTTGAAACGCGTTCGAGGGAGCCTGACACTGTACGCTACACATGCGGGCAGGTTCCGGGGGCCGGGAGCTCTTCACCGGTTCGGACAGTATCTCATGTGGAGACCTCGGAGATACCCTCTGGTGTGCGCCACGAGTTGACTCTACGGCAGAACCAGGCACAGGTAGCTCCACATGCAACCGGAGCAACTCTTCCATCGGCAGGAGCAGATTATTCTCCGTACACGCTCCTGGACTTTTGCTTTCTTGACGACGATAATGAAGGCAGCACCGGATTTCGAACGCGTTTCAGCTCCGGAGGTGCCGACAGCAGCTCCGCTGGTGGCTCAAGTTACTTTCGCGTCCACGTCGGAAGCAGTACCGGCGCACAGGGTGATCGGACAGTTGGTGCGTCTTCGCAGTCTGAAGGGCTAGGTCCTCAGGGTGTTGAGAGCAATAGGGAGGGGAGCGCagtagaggaagaaggcagggcCGAGAGCTGTAGAGAAGGAGTGGGACACTTGATCAACAGCAGCGGGGCCGGTCGCTCGAAAATAGAACAGTTGCCGAAGCATGGATTTACTGCAGTTGCTAATCCAGACTACCCAACATGGAACACAGGTGCATCGCCGTTTGCTTCTAGGACAGCTGCTCGGGGCGAAGAGGGTTCGTATCGGACAGAAGGCGGTAACTCATTAGAAGGCGCAGGGTCGTCGTCCGGCTTGTTCAACGCCAAAGGTGGGGAGTTTTATTGGCTCGAGTCGACAAGTGGGAAGGCGAATCCGGGTGAAATGTGCGAAGCAGGCCATGGCGATGTACGTGGCGCTGCCTCGGCATCGGCAGGCAAGGATGTATTTATTCAAGCGCCACAACAAGTGTGCGGTTCTGAACGAGTACCTGAGGacttttcgcttctcagtCCAGGAACACCTGCCGTGAGAATGGAAGCATTGGCAGCAGATCCGAGATTGCGGCAGCTCTCAGATGACATGCCTTCTCGAGTATGCGTCGTCCTCAAACCTGAGGAGAATCCGCAGGGAAGCTCTGGAGCGCGGTTCACATTCGTAGCTGAAGGCGGCGCCGAGGCGGGTTCCACTGGAGGGTCGAAGCCGAGGAGCCTAGAGACTGGGAACGGGCTACCACAGGAGAAACTGCATAGCGGTAGGGGGTCCGATCAGTCGGGCGATTTCGCAGAGAGGATGGAAGAGGCGGCAGCAACTGGAAGCGGCCGGATGTTTCACGAGACGCCGTCAGGGAGTTACAGGGAGAACATCTCACTGCTTTACAGTGCCTACTCACTTCCCGAGATGGCACACCCTGAACCGATATCCCAACAGCTGACTACTTCCGTGGCCCTGCCAGAAACACAGACATGTGTTGAAGGAGCGACGGTTCCCCAGAATGAAGACACGAAGCCTGAATGCGCCAGTTATTCCGGCCAGAGTGTCCAGTGCCAGGGAAGCCTACTGTCCACAGAAGGGGAAGCCGAACTGGGCAACAGTGGTGGAACGAAAGAGAGTTGCTTTCAGGGGGAGGGCCGAGAGAAGGCAACTAACGCCCGTTTCTGTCAAGACGTCTCTGAGCCACTGGACGGTCTTGTGCCGAGCACCGAGACACAAGAAGGGGGAAAAAATATGGAAGACAGTGGACTACAGACCACTCCGGGTTTCCTGCCAGAGTTTTCGTCTCAGCCGTATACAAGACCTGCAGCAGCTTCCGACAAAGAGCGTTCCTGTGAAGTTCAGCTGCGGGGTATCACACATTACGATCGAGGGCGGCGTTCGACGGTAGCGAGCCTTATGGAGACTGCCAGTCGCAGCAGCACTTCAAGTACTGGTTTTGAGGATGTCCTGGCTCGAGGAGATACTTCATCAGTGGGGTTGTGTTTTCCCTCTCGTGCCAGCAGTTTTTCCACGGGTGGCATTCCTGGACTTGCGCTTGTTTCGAGAAGCAGTAGCTGTGGAAGTGCCTTCGGTGTGAGACCCGGCGAACGGACGATTGATAGTCTGTCTATAGGTGCATCTTCCACGTCTCCCGAATCTCTGGCTCTCGCCAGCCCGATTTCAGGCTCCGGGATGGGATCGCTCTCTAGCGTTCCAGAAGAGAGGCACATGGGACATAGAGATGGTTGCTGTGAAGCCTCATGTGAGTTTGGTGATGTCATCCTCGAGCCCCCGTTCTTATCTTTAGCAGGCTCTCTTTCAGCGGGGGGGATCggtggaggagaagcagcagtgACAGCGGGCGAagcaggaaggcgagaatGTGACGAACAGCAACCCAAGCTGTTACGCGGTTCAAACCTGGCAGGTGAACGAGGACCTGATGACGGCTGTCAGGTCAAGTCAACAGAAGAGCAAGGTGTTCAAGAGGAACGCGTCGGAAAGGGTTGTGAGGCCACAGGTGGTAGCGTGAAGGAGGAACGCGGAGCACAGCCACATGAGTATTTGCAAGGAGGCAGTATCGACCACATCCACAGCGCTAAATGCTCGCATTGCGTATATTATCAACATCTGACAGAACACTTGAAAGGCATGCTTCACACAGCGATGGAGGAGGTACAGCGGCTGCGCTGTGGACCCGGGGTTCCACAGGACTACGGTAAGGATCAGGGGAGCGCAGTGGGCGGTTTTGAGAGAGATCTGTTTTTGGCGCCGGGGGTCTCACAGTGTGAACGAAGCCTAGATTATTATCAAGATCCTGTCACACCTGGAGCAAGTCTTGTCTTTCCGGTTTCGTCTTTTGCAAATACACATTTAACTCGGGCGGAGGACTCTGGCCTTGACGCGGCGGTTCAGACTCCGTCCCTGCCAACGGTGAGCGATGGGGATACTTTAGGAGCAGCCGTGAACGGCGTGGAAGAGCAGGCGGTCGAAGTGTGCAACATGATGGATGTCCTGGCGGGGATTCAGTCCGATCTGGGGCCGTTGGAAGTGCAGTCTTCGCTGCACGACCAAGGTGGGGAGAGCCCAGAGAACGAGGGGGAGGCGGTGACCGGTTTCGACGGGGGAGAATTGCGTCGAACGTCTGGCCCTTTCCTGTCGGCCTTGGCAAAACTTGCTGCAGTTTCCGTGGAAACTGTTCCAAGGGAGAACCCGGTAACGGGACACGATCCGCAGCTGCAAGAAAGCACCGTAGGAGtcgtggagaggaagactcgTGAAGGCTCTGCGCCCGCCAGTCAGGAGAtagtcgaggaagagactaGGCCAGAGCAAACGAAATCAGCTTCAGTATCGCCGTGGTCATTGCGCGATTGTGGGCCAGCTCCTGGATTGAAGGGAACGGTTGATTTGCAGGACTCTTCTAGCAGCTTTTTCGCAAGTCTGGCGACCGGCAAACAACTCTCAGAGAATGAAAAACTGAGAGATGAGGGGACACCATGCAGAAGCGGTGTTCTCGCCGACGTAGCGTCTGCCAGCGCAACGTTTTGTGGAGACAACTCTGAGACATCTGACCGTGTCTTCGATGAAGGAAGcgatggaggagacaggcagagacgacggaCGATGCCGAAGGAGTGCGGGGAAGAAGTAGAGGAAACACAGCGCGACAACGGAGATCAAACAGTCGCCAGAGAGGACATTTAA